In a genomic window of Methanoregula sp. UBA64:
- a CDS encoding PAS domain S-box protein encodes MADKSPTWEEGISRNDIFREIFDRIQTGIMIIDAETHAIVDINDDAEHLIGLSKDQIIGKTCHDFVCLAHCGECPITDQHNLFHSTERVLVSASGERIPVLKTVALATVKTRTYLIESFVDIRDQKKAEERMVALLAYLNESVLRVQKPLELTCQNLLSIEPEIGSGDYNAEEIRMQIQVQVANLNTMSATLKDLARQAAEGQKEIPDGFREFIVGK; translated from the coding sequence ATGGCAGACAAGAGTCCGACCTGGGAAGAAGGAATCTCGCGCAACGATATATTCCGGGAGATCTTTGACCGGATTCAGACCGGCATTATGATTATCGATGCCGAGACCCATGCAATTGTGGATATAAATGATGATGCAGAACACCTCATAGGTTTATCTAAAGACCAGATTATCGGGAAGACCTGTCATGATTTTGTCTGCCTGGCCCATTGCGGGGAATGCCCGATCACCGATCAGCACAACCTCTTCCATAGCACAGAACGTGTCCTGGTTTCAGCCAGCGGCGAAAGAATCCCTGTCCTTAAGACCGTGGCGCTGGCGACCGTAAAGACCCGAACCTACCTTATCGAGAGTTTTGTCGATATCAGGGACCAGAAAAAGGCCGAGGAGCGGATGGTTGCCCTGCTCGCGTATCTCAATGAATCCGTCCTCCGCGTCCAGAAACCTCTCGAACTGACCTGCCAGAATCTGCTCTCGATTGAGCCGGAGATTGGATCCGGGGACTACAATGCTGAAGAGATCCGGATGCAGATCCAGGTGCAGGTTGCAAACCTCAATACCATGTCTGCGACATTAAAGGATCTTGCCCGGCAGGCCGCCGAGGGGCAAAAAGAGATTCCCGATGGGTTCCGCGAGTTCATTGTAGGGAAGTAA
- a CDS encoding protein kinase domain-containing protein, whose amino-acid sequence MITRCFFGRPFQLFCCTLLLLLFLAGAPVQGAEYTVAPSGASFTSIQDAVSWASPLDTVTVWSGTYPETVKITKKITLVGVDTGAGVPVIDPGSRGAAIEIAADGCTVRGFSVRNSEAGGIRIASNGNTVAENTLVGNAIGVELVSAANNQVLGNSISDSRQAGISLKNAQGNVITKNRVMKNAVGISVDERSGGNTIVLNTFSNTENVISKGSGAIWDTVSGQSYVYLGKTSVSRMGNYWSDYHGADQNSDGIGDTQYTVGQGMTHGAGGAKNEADAFPLMDPAEYYTQVTPSSVIPSVTTPAPARTVTILSQHGTPPVTASPAQTAGPVAAAPEQGENRVWYAFAILAVLAVIGVVAFLVLSSPNKRRPRFSLKKPPTEKSVERPVDLKKDTGPAAEPVMPVIPRENEAEQTVLVPETESLPAEENSSPSAASKAYFPPELEGKYMDIRHIGRGGVANVFAAHRKSDNRLVAVKLPISFDEVTGKCFLNEIAAWQTLRHPNIVEVLEVNILPIPYVEMEYVPGSLEEVTKPLPVWKAVHIVHGIADGLTYAHAHGIIHRDIKPHNILMTGEFVPKITDWGMSKVIATTMAKSSVAGFSLSYAAPEQVSPAEFGRTDVRTDIYQLGALFYELVTGSIPFGGESIVEVGNAIVREEPIPPTEYNPEAEAVEKIILKCLAKNPADRYQTADELLDALSRYLDEDD is encoded by the coding sequence ATGATTACCCGTTGTTTTTTTGGCCGCCCGTTTCAGCTGTTCTGTTGTACCCTGCTGCTGTTGCTCTTTCTTGCCGGGGCTCCTGTACAGGGGGCAGAATATACGGTCGCCCCATCGGGAGCGAGTTTTACCAGTATCCAGGATGCGGTAAGCTGGGCGTCCCCGCTCGATACGGTCACGGTCTGGAGCGGCACCTACCCTGAGACGGTAAAGATTACCAAAAAAATTACCCTTGTCGGTGTCGATACCGGTGCCGGAGTACCGGTGATCGATCCGGGTAGCAGGGGAGCTGCGATCGAGATCGCCGCAGACGGTTGTACCGTTCGGGGTTTTTCTGTCAGGAACAGCGAGGCCGGTGGGATCCGTATTGCATCGAACGGGAATACGGTTGCGGAAAATACCCTCGTGGGAAATGCCATCGGTGTCGAGCTCGTATCGGCCGCAAACAACCAGGTTTTGGGGAATTCAATCTCCGACAGCCGCCAGGCCGGGATATCGCTGAAAAATGCGCAGGGAAACGTGATCACAAAAAACCGGGTGATGAAGAATGCGGTCGGGATCTCCGTCGATGAACGCTCCGGGGGAAATACCATTGTCCTCAATACCTTTTCCAATACGGAGAACGTGATATCCAAGGGGTCCGGGGCCATCTGGGATACGGTATCGGGCCAGTCCTATGTCTACCTGGGAAAGACATCGGTAAGCCGGATGGGGAATTACTGGAGCGACTACCATGGCGCCGATCAGAATTCTGACGGGATCGGCGATACGCAGTATACGGTCGGCCAGGGGATGACGCATGGTGCGGGCGGGGCAAAGAACGAAGCGGATGCCTTCCCGCTCATGGATCCGGCCGAATATTATACGCAGGTCACTCCTTCCTCTGTAATTCCCTCCGTAACAACCCCGGCTCCTGCCCGGACCGTGACAATACTCTCCCAGCATGGTACTCCCCCTGTGACTGCCTCCCCTGCCCAGACAGCCGGCCCGGTGGCCGCTGCGCCCGAACAGGGTGAAAACCGTGTCTGGTATGCTTTTGCCATCCTTGCGGTCCTCGCGGTTATCGGAGTCGTGGCTTTCCTGGTTTTATCGTCACCGAATAAACGCCGGCCCCGGTTTTCCCTTAAAAAACCCCCGACAGAGAAGAGCGTTGAACGCCCCGTTGACCTGAAAAAAGACACCGGGCCTGCCGCAGAGCCGGTAATGCCCGTCATTCCGCGGGAAAACGAGGCCGAACAGACCGTCCTTGTCCCGGAGACCGAAAGCCTCCCTGCCGAAGAGAACAGTTCCCCTTCGGCAGCATCCAAGGCCTATTTCCCCCCCGAACTGGAGGGAAAATACATGGATATCCGGCATATCGGGCGCGGCGGCGTGGCGAATGTCTTTGCCGCCCACCGCAAATCGGACAACCGCCTGGTTGCCGTCAAGCTCCCCATCAGTTTCGATGAGGTGACCGGAAAATGTTTCTTAAACGAGATCGCTGCGTGGCAGACGCTCCGTCACCCCAATATCGTAGAAGTGCTCGAGGTAAACATCCTCCCCATCCCCTATGTCGAGATGGAATATGTACCGGGGTCGCTTGAGGAAGTGACAAAACCCCTCCCGGTCTGGAAAGCAGTACATATCGTTCACGGGATTGCCGACGGTCTTACCTACGCCCATGCCCACGGGATCATCCACCGGGACATCAAGCCCCACAATATCCTCATGACCGGGGAATTTGTCCCCAAGATCACCGACTGGGGGATGAGCAAGGTCATCGCAACCACCATGGCGAAGTCAAGCGTTGCCGGGTTTTCCCTCTCCTATGCGGCCCCCGAGCAGGTCTCGCCTGCGGAATTCGGGAGGACGGATGTGCGGACGGACATCTACCAACTGGGGGCACTCTTTTACGAACTGGTGACCGGGTCGATACCGTTCGGCGGCGAAAGTATTGTCGAGGTGGGGAATGCCATCGTGCGGGAAGAACCGATCCCGCCCACCGAGTACAATCCCGAGGCTGAGGCGGTCGAGAAGATTATCCTCAAATGCCTTGCAAAGAACCCCGCAGACCGGTACCAGACCGCAGACGAGTTACTGGATGCATTGTCCCGGTATCTTGACGAGGACGATTAA
- a CDS encoding type IV pilin gives MTEQARESGVSGTLGSVFLIIVVVAGMGVLMVAVISQPHPQNVPAMTAEVIKTANSLSLRHDGGNTLTRGDFKILVDGQDKTAAFGDPATWSIGQTLQYTGYNSTNPAKTIQIVYTGGGSAQVIEQLMV, from the coding sequence GTGACGGAGCAGGCACGTGAAAGCGGCGTATCCGGCACACTTGGTTCTGTGTTCCTGATAATCGTGGTTGTTGCCGGCATGGGGGTTCTGATGGTCGCGGTCATCTCCCAGCCGCACCCCCAGAACGTCCCGGCCATGACCGCCGAAGTAATTAAAACCGCAAATTCCCTCTCGCTCCGCCATGACGGGGGAAACACGCTGACCCGGGGGGACTTTAAAATCCTTGTCGACGGACAGGACAAAACGGCGGCATTCGGAGATCCGGCAACCTGGTCAATCGGGCAGACACTCCAGTATACCGGGTACAACTCCACGAATCCCGCGAAAACCATCCAGATTGTGTATACCGGGGGCGGTTCGGCACAGGTAATCGAACAGCTCATGGTATAG
- a CDS encoding FHA domain-containing protein yields MDPADKSPTIVVEDTAESFDELSEYLDVLSSSARLRIVKFLEKKPRDARAIANEIETSYENTKKHLDKLMSIGVIKKEAGLGSPTSKGIHPVWQYSLVPGGLESIIRNLGLFSNTRVQIIGGEISRRLAEVKNTLSQEVLGNVPAAIVLGGRDDGKIYLFRTDSLRVGRIDPERPADATGDSDVELSASYTAVTRISRPHGKFILKKGGWIYEDCGSTGGTVLNNARVEKNVPTPVHDGDLLELAKGAGSARLLLIIPPGH; encoded by the coding sequence ATGGACCCGGCAGACAAGTCTCCTACGATCGTTGTTGAGGATACTGCGGAATCGTTCGACGAGCTCTCGGAATATCTGGATGTACTCTCCAGCAGCGCACGGCTCAGGATTGTCAAGTTCTTAGAGAAAAAGCCCCGCGATGCCCGGGCGATCGCAAACGAGATCGAGACGAGCTATGAAAACACCAAGAAACATCTCGACAAGCTCATGAGTATCGGGGTGATAAAAAAAGAGGCGGGACTTGGATCCCCCACCTCAAAAGGCATCCACCCGGTCTGGCAGTATTCCCTTGTGCCGGGCGGACTTGAATCCATTATCCGCAATCTCGGGTTATTCTCCAACACCCGGGTCCAGATCATCGGAGGGGAGATCTCCCGGCGGCTCGCAGAGGTCAAAAACACCCTTTCGCAGGAAGTGCTCGGGAACGTTCCTGCGGCTATTGTCCTTGGCGGTCGTGACGACGGGAAGATTTACCTTTTCAGGACCGACAGCCTCCGGGTCGGGAGGATCGATCCTGAACGGCCTGCCGATGCAACCGGGGACTCCGATGTCGAGTTGTCTGCTTCGTATACGGCCGTAACCCGGATCAGCCGGCCCCACGGAAAATTTATCCTCAAAAAAGGGGGATGGATCTATGAAGACTGCGGTAGTACCGGTGGAACGGTCCTCAATAACGCACGGGTGGAAAAGAATGTGCCGACACCCGTCCACGACGGCGATCTTCTGGAACTTGCAAAAGGGGCCGGGAGCGCCCGGCTGCTGCTGATCATTCCCCCGGGCCACTGA
- a CDS encoding YbhB/YbcL family Raf kinase inhibitor-like protein — protein sequence MKPLVVSLGFLEFPLDYTADGGNRSPRITLKDLEAGAVSVAIMVFNPFIKSCCSFTPWIIWNLPPAPVIPEGIPKDGRVTLPISAVQGITDYGITGYTGPQPPPGETHRYQFRVYVLDILLDLPPGSDKHSLVAAMDGHMIQYGETVAICTR from the coding sequence ATGAAACCGCTCGTAGTCTCCTTAGGTTTCCTGGAATTTCCCCTGGATTATACCGCTGACGGGGGCAACCGCTCGCCCCGGATCACCTTAAAGGATCTGGAGGCCGGTGCCGTGTCTGTTGCGATCATGGTGTTTAACCCGTTTATCAAGTCCTGCTGTTCGTTTACCCCGTGGATCATCTGGAACCTGCCTCCGGCGCCGGTGATCCCGGAGGGTATCCCGAAGGATGGCAGGGTCACCCTGCCGATATCCGCAGTCCAGGGCATCACGGACTATGGGATCACCGGGTACACCGGCCCGCAACCGCCTCCCGGAGAGACGCATCGTTACCAGTTCAGGGTTTACGTTCTCGATATCCTGCTCGATCTTCCCCCGGGATCCGACAAGCACAGCCTGGTGGCGGCAATGGATGGCCACATGATCCAGTACGGCGAGACCGTCGCGATCTGTACCCGCTGA
- a CDS encoding DUF7504 family protein — translation MTNNGGLDLTTDTRLYLLLSNPQDINSMNIMVVKKSLSEGCTPLIVSINRPGQVLTKSYAKEGISRDQYYVVDAVTHYSGGTAISDPHIRYVNQPSDLTGLGIAITELLKEIPAQKKCIIFDSVSMLLIHIPTATASKFLHFVVNKLKLSDVSGIFLCVENGIDPLIFSQMSAFVDRIVQYDDLKKEFTVLSGSWK, via the coding sequence ATGACGAACAACGGCGGACTGGATCTCACGACCGATACGCGGCTTTATCTCCTGCTCTCAAACCCACAGGATATTAACTCCATGAACATAATGGTCGTCAAAAAAAGCCTGTCTGAAGGTTGTACCCCCCTAATCGTTTCCATCAACCGGCCCGGCCAAGTCCTCACTAAATCCTACGCAAAGGAGGGTATCTCCCGGGATCAGTATTACGTTGTCGATGCGGTCACCCATTACTCAGGTGGTACCGCGATTTCGGATCCCCATATACGGTATGTCAACCAACCGTCAGATCTGACCGGCCTGGGGATCGCTATCACAGAGCTGCTCAAGGAGATCCCGGCGCAAAAAAAATGCATCATCTTCGATTCCGTCAGCATGCTCCTGATCCATATTCCCACGGCAACTGCGTCCAAATTTCTTCATTTCGTGGTCAACAAACTCAAACTCTCGGATGTTTCGGGCATCTTTTTGTGCGTTGAAAATGGTATTGACCCTCTGATCTTCTCCCAGATGTCGGCATTCGTGGACAGGATCGTGCAATATGATGACCTGAAAAAAGAATTTACTGTTCTATCAGGGTCTTGGAAATAA
- a CDS encoding DUF5612 domain-containing protein: MDTETERCALRIIAENTRGVLRDIASVLADHGANILMVNQEIFETGQYAGMGEVYLEYEAGPADREQLIRDLDALPLVKEVKSFQPFDNIFGSRVIIIGGGAQVAQVALGAVNEADRHNIRGERISVDTIPLVGERTLAQAVDAVSRLQRVSILVLAGSIMGGDITKAVDRVREAGIPVIALNMAGTVPEHADLVVTDPIQAGVFAVMHVSSKAVFDISRVRGRKF, translated from the coding sequence ATGGACACGGAAACTGAACGCTGTGCGCTGCGGATCATTGCGGAGAACACGAGGGGCGTACTGCGGGATATAGCATCCGTGCTCGCAGATCATGGGGCAAACATCCTCATGGTCAACCAAGAGATCTTTGAGACCGGGCAGTATGCCGGGATGGGGGAAGTCTATCTCGAATACGAAGCAGGCCCCGCCGACCGCGAACAGCTCATCCGCGATCTCGACGCCCTGCCTCTCGTTAAAGAGGTAAAATCCTTCCAGCCTTTCGACAATATCTTCGGATCGCGGGTCATTATCATCGGCGGCGGGGCACAGGTGGCGCAGGTGGCGCTCGGGGCAGTGAACGAAGCCGACCGGCATAATATCCGGGGCGAACGGATCTCGGTAGATACCATCCCCCTTGTCGGGGAACGGACCCTTGCGCAGGCAGTTGACGCAGTTTCGCGCCTCCAGCGGGTGTCCATTCTCGTCCTTGCCGGATCGATCATGGGCGGCGATATCACAAAGGCGGTGGACCGGGTGCGGGAGGCGGGAATCCCGGTCATCGCGCTCAACATGGCAGGAACCGTCCCGGAGCATGCAGATCTTGTTGTCACTGACCCGATCCAGGCCGGTGTTTTTGCGGTCATGCACGTGAGCAGCAAGGCAGTATTCGATATCTCCCGGGTCCGGGGAAGGAAATTTTAA
- a CDS encoding nucleotidyltransferase domain-containing protein, with the protein MLPVRLRDFIEDPDGWLYAVSTYDNTEKIGCVLRYVPEENGERVSPAGRRYRKYDFEEAYAKIAREKPAYAGLVQRIPRGDVRRVLKPDEEIERIAVASPRVKKLLDLLSLPRGTVGCTGSLLCGLANESSDIDMVVYGRHWFGAQDLVKKGIQSGKIEGMSPALWRKVYDKRKPEISYDAFVIHEQRKWNRGQIDGTYFDILYTRSYDTLAGAPSGKGEVLGRTTIEATVTDASLAFDNPAVYLVDHDEITKVLSFTHTYSGQALRGEIIEACGVVEQHGPERWLIVGTTREARGEYIISKTLIEQ; encoded by the coding sequence ATGCTGCCGGTCCGTCTCCGTGATTTTATCGAAGATCCTGACGGCTGGCTCTACGCGGTCTCGACATACGACAACACCGAAAAAATCGGGTGCGTGCTTCGGTATGTGCCGGAAGAGAACGGCGAGCGGGTCAGCCCGGCAGGCCGGCGGTACCGGAAATACGATTTCGAAGAGGCCTATGCAAAAATTGCCAGGGAAAAACCGGCCTATGCCGGCCTTGTCCAGCGGATCCCCCGAGGCGATGTGCGCCGGGTGCTCAAACCAGACGAGGAGATCGAGCGAATCGCTGTGGCATCTCCCCGGGTAAAAAAACTGCTCGATCTTTTATCCCTGCCCCGGGGAACGGTCGGTTGTACCGGCTCCCTCCTCTGCGGACTTGCCAACGAAAGTTCGGATATCGATATGGTAGTCTACGGAAGGCACTGGTTTGGCGCGCAGGACCTTGTGAAAAAAGGGATCCAATCCGGAAAGATTGAGGGGATGTCCCCAGCACTCTGGCGCAAAGTCTACGACAAGAGAAAACCCGAGATCTCCTACGATGCCTTCGTGATTCACGAGCAGCGGAAATGGAACCGTGGCCAGATCGATGGGACCTACTTCGATATCCTGTATACCCGGTCGTACGACACCCTTGCCGGTGCACCTTCGGGGAAAGGTGAGGTGCTCGGGAGAACAACGATCGAAGCAACGGTCACTGATGCCTCGCTTGCGTTCGATAACCCGGCGGTCTATCTGGTAGACCACGATGAAATCACGAAAGTGCTCTCGTTCACCCATACCTACAGCGGGCAGGCACTTCGCGGTGAGATTATAGAGGCCTGCGGGGTCGTGGAACAGCACGGCCCGGAGCGCTGGCTGATTGTCGGGACAACCCGCGAGGCGCGGGGCGAGTATATTATTTCCAAGACCCTGATAGAACAGTAA
- a CDS encoding PKD domain-containing protein, with protein MYRKDRAVSEVIGSILLISVVVIGVAVVGVLLMSHPTPHNLPALSAVIAEDTAQKTISIYHDGGDSVSHEDIQILVDGVPQAFSSSGSTGWSTWSMGQSLTYTYTGASPGLVQIVYTGGSGSSVLVSSDFGPLSTTATTAVTTATTTTPVTTTTTPPIIPVAANFTVSPASGYLPLSVQFTDQSTGPVTSWSWSFGDGNTSTLQNPQYTYPGAGNYTVSLTVTNVTTGASSTVSKTNVVQVLSFAQYITNESVFVYGSKLYFQGNQVIGPGATVVLTGTSITTGDFNGGALVAVSNIYVDGDANLDGGSASWGSSTSPGVICVNGDLELMTGGRDIYGNVYVNGNFNAKDTKIHGNVYVNGDVTLGWTPTLDTNSYIYYTGTLTVPSNYYTSITSKCIKNSTVPGFTMPSLPMPSVKSDTWYTAHGYTSGGTLASNAKIVADSYSSTGWVPTATSVTIVARNGDITLTGLGGSGVTGVLFAPKGKVQFEGAYFQGVVIARDGFYVTSGGTTVTFKNLKDYYASSDDYPF; from the coding sequence GTGTACAGAAAAGATAGGGCCGTATCGGAAGTGATCGGTTCCATCCTCTTAATCAGTGTCGTCGTGATAGGTGTCGCGGTAGTCGGTGTCCTGCTGATGTCCCACCCGACCCCCCATAACCTCCCCGCGCTCAGTGCAGTCATCGCGGAGGATACTGCACAGAAAACCATCTCTATCTATCACGATGGCGGGGATTCGGTTTCCCATGAAGATATCCAGATACTTGTAGACGGCGTGCCCCAGGCGTTTTCCAGCAGCGGATCCACGGGGTGGTCCACATGGTCCATGGGGCAATCTCTGACATATACCTATACAGGTGCATCACCGGGTCTTGTCCAGATCGTATATACCGGGGGCAGTGGATCTTCGGTACTCGTATCATCCGACTTTGGACCGCTGTCAACGACTGCAACTACTGCCGTTACAACAGCCACAACCACCACACCGGTGACAACAACGACGACACCTCCAATTATACCGGTTGCCGCAAATTTCACCGTTTCACCTGCGAGCGGATATCTGCCTCTGTCCGTGCAGTTCACCGATCAGTCAACAGGTCCGGTTACCAGCTGGTCGTGGAGTTTCGGAGACGGCAACACCTCCACTCTCCAGAACCCGCAGTATACCTATCCGGGTGCAGGGAACTATACCGTCTCTCTTACCGTAACAAATGTTACCACGGGTGCATCCAGCACCGTATCAAAGACGAACGTCGTCCAGGTACTGTCCTTTGCCCAATACATCACCAATGAGAGTGTCTTTGTCTATGGCAGCAAGTTGTATTTCCAGGGGAATCAGGTCATTGGCCCCGGGGCAACGGTTGTCCTTACCGGAACTTCCATTACCACCGGGGACTTTAACGGCGGTGCCTTAGTGGCGGTCAGTAATATCTATGTCGACGGGGATGCTAACCTGGATGGCGGGAGTGCAAGCTGGGGTTCTTCAACCAGTCCCGGCGTCATCTGTGTCAATGGTGATCTGGAATTAATGACAGGGGGACGGGACATCTACGGTAATGTATATGTGAACGGTAATTTCAATGCAAAAGATACCAAAATTCATGGAAATGTGTATGTTAACGGCGATGTTACGCTGGGGTGGACACCCACGCTCGACACCAATTCGTATATCTATTATACCGGAACCCTGACGGTTCCCTCAAACTACTACACGTCCATTACGTCCAAATGTATCAAAAACTCCACTGTGCCGGGATTCACTATGCCATCCCTCCCGATGCCCTCGGTTAAATCAGATACCTGGTATACAGCCCATGGATATACCTCCGGGGGAACTCTGGCAAGCAATGCAAAAATAGTTGCAGACAGTTATTCCTCCACGGGATGGGTACCCACTGCAACCAGTGTGACCATTGTTGCACGCAATGGGGATATCACGCTGACCGGCCTGGGAGGGAGCGGGGTTACCGGCGTATTATTTGCTCCAAAAGGGAAAGTGCAGTTTGAGGGTGCGTACTTCCAGGGTGTTGTCATCGCCCGCGACGGGTTCTATGTTACCAGCGGAGGCACTACGGTGACGTTCAAGAACCTCAAGGATTATTACGCCAGTTCGGACGACTACCCGTTCTGA
- a CDS encoding L-threonylcarbamoyladenylate synthase: MDIIERAVTVLSHDGLVIYPTDTLYGLGADAFSIEAIEKVYDAKKRNLAKPISIAVSDIEMLAAVSRIDTSMQEFIERFLPGPVTVVVPAKKIIPDILTGGTRTIGIRIPAHGIARQVIEKFDAPITATSANLSGGKDPQTPDECTVPHDLLIDGGRLPGTPSTVVDLVTRTIVRRGAKAEEIEVFLKHTV; the protein is encoded by the coding sequence ATGGATATCATCGAGCGGGCCGTCACGGTCCTTTCCCACGATGGCCTTGTTATCTACCCCACCGATACGCTGTACGGCCTTGGCGCCGATGCGTTCTCCATCGAAGCCATCGAGAAGGTCTACGATGCAAAAAAGCGGAATCTTGCAAAACCGATCTCGATCGCCGTTTCCGATATCGAGATGCTTGCCGCAGTCTCCCGCATCGACACATCCATGCAGGAGTTCATCGAACGGTTCCTGCCCGGGCCGGTTACCGTAGTCGTCCCGGCAAAAAAGATTATTCCTGATATTCTCACCGGGGGGACCCGGACGATCGGCATCCGTATCCCGGCTCACGGGATTGCCCGGCAGGTCATAGAAAAATTTGATGCCCCGATAACGGCTACGAGCGCAAACCTGTCCGGGGGAAAAGACCCGCAGACCCCGGATGAGTGTACGGTGCCCCACGATCTTCTCATCGATGGGGGAAGGCTTCCGGGCACGCCAAGCACGGTCGTCGATCTCGTGACACGGACAATCGTCCGCCGCGGGGCAAAGGCAGAAGAGATCGAAGTGTTTTTGAAACATACGGTCTGA
- a CDS encoding deoxyguanosinetriphosphate triphosphohydrolase family protein, with protein sequence MPREDRIHRYTEEREALFSPHATRSTRAVRRKNRKPEDIRTPFSRDADRIIHTRAYSRYIDKTQVFYLVENDHITHRVIHVQLVSKIARTIGRSLRLNEDLIEAIALGHDIGHIPYGHFGESCLSTLCEEHGIGKFTHNVQSIRFLDRIEDQDLTMQVLDGILCHNGESDDVRISPVPCPDWAAFDQKVAGYAAKCRMDPPMTLEGCVVKFADTIAYIGRDLQDAEEVGLIAGPDEIPEECREILGSDNRVIVDTLIHNLIDHSDSENKAYISYSRDVERALVALRAFSRKQIYNNPKLTAEREKIQGMYRTLFCRYLDDIEADRRTSRIFPEFIESPWVNREYVTSTAPAGLVRDYIAGMTDRYFLRRFEECVLPHKTEGSFR encoded by the coding sequence TTGCCACGCGAAGATCGGATACACCGGTATACAGAGGAGCGCGAGGCACTCTTCTCCCCCCATGCAACCCGGAGCACCCGGGCAGTGCGCAGGAAAAACCGGAAGCCGGAAGATATCCGTACACCCTTTTCCCGGGACGCGGACCGCATCATCCATACCCGGGCCTACTCCCGCTATATCGACAAGACCCAGGTATTTTACCTGGTGGAAAACGATCACATTACCCACCGGGTGATCCATGTCCAGCTGGTCTCGAAGATCGCCCGCACCATCGGGCGCTCGCTCCGGCTCAACGAAGACCTCATCGAGGCGATAGCGCTTGGCCACGATATCGGCCATATCCCGTACGGCCATTTTGGGGAGAGCTGCCTCTCCACCTTATGCGAAGAGCACGGGATCGGGAAGTTTACCCACAATGTCCAGAGCATCCGGTTTCTGGACCGGATCGAGGACCAGGACCTGACCATGCAGGTTCTGGACGGGATCCTCTGCCATAACGGCGAGAGCGACGATGTCAGGATCTCCCCGGTTCCCTGTCCGGACTGGGCAGCCTTCGACCAAAAAGTTGCCGGATATGCCGCAAAATGCCGTATGGATCCGCCGATGACGCTCGAAGGCTGCGTGGTGAAATTTGCCGATACCATCGCCTATATCGGCCGCGATCTCCAGGATGCAGAAGAGGTCGGCCTGATCGCCGGTCCTGACGAGATCCCGGAAGAATGCCGGGAGATCCTCGGGTCGGACAACCGTGTCATCGTCGACACCCTCATCCACAATCTTATCGATCATTCGGATTCCGAAAACAAGGCATATATCTCATACAGCCGGGATGTCGAACGGGCGCTCGTAGCACTCCGGGCATTTTCCCGAAAGCAGATCTATAATAACCCGAAACTTACCGCCGAACGGGAAAAGATCCAGGGGATGTACCGGACGCTCTTTTGCCGGTACCTCGACGATATCGAAGCTGATCGCCGTACCTCCCGGATATTCCCCGAGTTTATCGAATCGCCGTGGGTCAACCGGGAGTATGTAACATCGACCGCACCGGCCGGCCTTGTCCGGGACTATATCGCCGGGATGACCGACCGCTACTTCCTCAGGCGTTTCGAGGAGTGCGTGCTGCCCCACAAAACCGAAGGCTCGTTCCGGTGA